The Glycine soja cultivar W05 chromosome 4, ASM419377v2, whole genome shotgun sequence genomic sequence gttttaaatacaaggcccaaaaaaatgaaacattaatctaatatttacaaagataagtgggttcatacttagcccatgggcccgaaatctaccgtaaggctcataagaaccctagggccttctcttgcatctctggcccaatctacttcgagttttctatccaatggccttacggggtaggattgcatcactaacTTTATAATCAAGAAGGCAGTGTCACCATTCACTGGTTACAACACACACCTACATACCTAGCCATTAAGCATTCAAAGGACACAAATGAGTTACCTCACTCAAAATGACACCTTACGAGCACGAGTGAAATTCCAAACAGCCCTACCAATGACCACGACTTCCACGAACCAAATCCTTGCAGCGACCACGAGTTCCACAAACCAACTCCTTGcaacacacacaaacaaacatCCTTGCAGTGAGAAAACAAGAAGACAACAGAGTCGCGAAACAATACAACAACTTAAAGACAACAGAGTCGCAAAACCTGTACCTAAGTAAGGTGGCGAGATGTCACGgtcacaaagaagaagaagactaaGATCCTTGTGATTacaaacaagaagaagaagccaaattacatagaagaagaagaagaccgaGAACAGAGCGCGAAGAAAGTAGGGCTCGCGGtctgatattttttaatctaagtccaacatcggttttttttataaaaaaccgatgttgacccaatgatgttaacgttaacatcggttttttgacagaaaccgatgttaacatatcatacgttAATATCGGTTgtataaaaaaaccgatgttaagttaatGACCTTAACATCGATtgttgaaaaaccgatgttaactaatgaatgttaacatcagttttgcaacaaccgatgttaatgtcagtatattaacatcggttttttagcaaaaccaatgttaaggaacatacattatttataattataccaCTGTgtttaacttaacatcggttttgtcaaaaatcgatgttaatatgtcgatgttaaatgtgtttttttctagtagtgtcctTTCTTTTTCCAATATTGATGTTGCTACTGATTCACATGTCAAGATGTTgggataaaagaaattaatccaCCATACTCCTAGAGAGAAGTGTCCAGACCTCTTTGACTAGGAAAGCAACCCCTTAGCACATGattaatattttccttttttatgcaGATTAATATTTTCCTTTGGATACCTATACAAAGGAAAGAACAAAGAGAGTTGTTAGATAAGTGACTTTTATAAGCAGCAAAAAATTTCTTCTTTAGGAACAAGTTCACCATGTTGATGTGGAAACTAATGGACTTCACTTCAGAATTGTACCAATTAGCTTCGGATGGCTTCTCCAGCAAAATGCTATTTGTGGACCATTCTTCTATAATCTAGATGACATATGCCATGCATAGTCCCACAATATATGcattcaacaaaaataaaaatactgccaaacaatattaattgaaatggaaataaaatgaagaaaacgtGGGAGCGATACAAATAAGCACATTTGGCACCTGTTTATATTCCTTCACTATATTCCTAAATTTGAAATAAGCAATTTGTAACGAGTTTACTCGTGGCAATGCGGGAAAGTGATTTGTACCTGGGGAAAGTTTGGGACGATCGTAGCGTATAACAAATGCAATGGAATGCAACGCAACAAaactttaaattgaaatttcaatttgcaGTATATAAAAGTgtgaaaaatacaatttttaccAGAGCAATCAATAAGGAGTCTATGGAGAAAGAAAGACGGAGCAAATAGTAATAGGTTAAGAAAAGAAGACACGCATATGATTAATAGACCTGAATCTGAGGAAATTACTCCCgtaattttagattttgtaattttagatTTTGTGTAATTGTTTTGTTGATATGGGTAATAGCCTAAATATAATTGGACATATGTGTAAAGTAAGTTTACACTGACAGTGTATACTAATTAATCTctactaaatattaaaaaacatatacTTTAATCCAACCTAGTATTAAGTAATTAAGTAATAAAGGATAAATAAAAGGATTACTCCTCTTCATAAGCGAAAAATAAACAGGATAACtcctcttaaaaaaattaacatattattattcgaattgaaataaaaaaaaaagggtttagaCTTTAGAGGCACTAAAACACGGGTTTTGCTCCAAGCTTACTTTCCtgtcttctcttttctttgcaTCCTTGCTACTTTCATCTTCCCGCCGAGCTCCACACTCTTTTGACTTCGTTGTTCTTCCCTTATCTGTATTCAACAGAGTACGTCGAAAGGTTTCTTTTTGAAAATGCTGCGTAGAAACATCCGTTTGAGGAGAGAGTATTTGTACCGAAAGAGCTTAGAAGGCAAAGAACGTTTGCTCTACGAAAAGAAGCGCAAAATCAGAGAAGCTCTTCAAGGTCTTCCCTAATTTTCCCTAAACTCAATTTCCTTTATTATTTctcatataataattatatttatttttgcagAAGCGAAGCCCATACCCACTGAACTCAGAAACGAGGAAGCTGCTCTTCGCCGCGCAATCGACCTCGAAGATGAAAACACCGCTGGTATATTtacatttcttcctttttttcttgtgaATTTTGTAATAACTTAGAATGGATTCTATTTCCCTTTTCCGGGTTATATTAGTTTTCTGTTTTGCTTGTTTCTCCTAGTTGTGTGTTTCAATTGTGGTTTGTGATTGAATTCAGTTCCGAGAACGCACATTGACGATGAGTATGCTTATGCTGCGGAAAAGGATCCTAAAATCTTGCTGACTACTTCCAGGGATCCGAGTGCTCCTCTTCAACAGTTTGTTAAGGTTTGCTTGCTTTGGTTTGTGTTTGGtgaatttttgtttcaactcttttatttaagccatgttttgtttatatttgtttgatgcTTTGCAGACATCTCATTGTTTATTGTTATTCTATTCTTTTGTGTAGGAGTTGAGTTTTGTGTTTCCCAATGCACAGAGAATGAATCGGGGTGGTCAGGTTGGTGTCTTTACTGTTTTACTGTCCATTGTAGcatgaagatttaattattgGGTGGTttctttgtttatatttttttgataataaAGTGTGTTTGTAATTAGAAATAAGAGAACTAGGGTCGGAGGATAATAAATGAGTAGATGGCCAAAAGCAACCAAGAGATACCATGAGCACAATCCGTTATTATAGCATATGCAAAGCCCCTTAATCTTTCAGGCGTGCTGCTCAAATTGTCCAGATGAATATACTCATGTACTGAAGAGCCTCTTCAAATGAACATTGTGATAAACCTTTTTTTGTGAagtttatataatttcatttttgatAATATGTTTGCTAACAGTCTTTCAATGGGATACAAACTTTACTCCTCTTGCTTCTTGTTAAAGAAATTGATATCACACAGCCACAATTGAAGGCATTGCATGAATAACATCTGGACCACTAGGATTCATTATTCTAAGTTTCTAACTCCTACATTTCTTAAATCATAATGTAACTAATCTATTGTTTGACATGAAAACCATAGTTCTGTCTTCTTAGCTGTACCTCTTCTAACATagaaatttctaaattttatttgtaagtAATCTAGGTTGAATAAATGTCTGCCTCAGTGCATCTCAGCTTCAATTTAGTTATATTCATTAAACTGTTGTTTCCATCTCATAATATCAGGTTGATGTATTTACTATTTATAGCTTAAATGGGCAGGATGCAAACGAATTTCctgaattagttttattttcaactCTATCCTCTGTTACTTGGTGCTGTTTAAAATATATGTTCCTCATATATGTTTGACAATAATTTTTGTGGTGTGTCTCTAACTTGACTTGAGTGtttgtaattttcaatatttttttttttgtgtggtcTAAATCTTTTCTTTGCATGTTCAACACTTTGTTGATTAAGCATGATTATAAATATAGCTGAAATATAATCAGTTGCTAATTCTAGAAACCTtgaacaaattatacaattgtgTCAATGCCTATGGTCTTTCCTCTACATACTACGCAATCTTCCTTTTCATTTCAGGTTATCTCAGAGATCATAGAATCTTGTCGTGCACATGACTATACAGATGTTGTTTTGGTCCATGAACATCGTGGTGTGCCAGATGGTTTAATTGTTTGCCATCTACCATTTGGTCCAACTGCATATTTTGGATTACTCAACGTGGCAAGTATTAGTCTTACAGTGTctcttattgattttttttggggaCAATATGCTAATTTGTTGTTTCTTGTAGGTTACAAGGCATGAAATTAAagacaagaaagccattggaacAATGCCTGAGGCTTATCCACATCTGATTCTCAATAATTTCTCAACTAAGGTACTCATAATTCAGTACTAGATTTATTACCTTTTTATGTACCAAATTTCACTGGTAATGGTCTGTCGTGTTCGCCACTGAACCTTCTGATAACTACAGGTCGTGCAGTATCATTAGTTCATATCTTATTCTGTAATGGAATGATTGGGGTTCAAAATGTTTTGATAGTTAAGTATTCAAATGTGAATGTAATATTAACTGATATAGGCTGTAGCTCAATGTTATATCATTGACTAAAACTTGTGTACAAACTTTAATTAAAGATTGTACGAGATAGATATTTTATTCCAATGCTGACATGTAAATTGTAATTCTCAGTATTTTTAAACAGAGTGATTAACCAGCAGCCTGTCTTCTGATTAATCTGGTCTGGTTTTTGAAACCAAAGTGGTATGAACCAGGTTTAGGATAAGAGAATGTGTTTCTAAGCAGTCAAGTGTGCAAATGTGCAAACTGGTTGTTGTTTTAGTATTTGGTAGGGGTAAGGTTGTGGTTGAGCATTTGACAGGTTAATCAGGTTcaaccattcaaatttcttatcTCCCTCTTTTGTGCTGACCGTAAGGATGATAGAATTATGCCCAAGCCCCAAGATGATGGGAGCAGTACTTGAACATTAATTGGAGCTGAGAGGGTGTGCTGTCAATCAGTTGAGCACTGGTCTGTGTAACTAATATAGCTGATTTTCTTAATTACACCCCTTGTACTTATAGGTCTTTGAAATAAGAAATTGTATAACTGAGATTCTGATAGGAATAGACCTATTAGGAGGGTTTCTGGGAGGAGGTGCAAGGCAGCTGTAGAGGATCACAACCCTTAATGTGTCAGTTTCATTTTAAACAACTGACTATCAGAAGTTTGTTAGTTAGGTCGGGCAGGGTAGGTTAGTTGCTTgtagaataaatataattaggAAAAGGGTTGAGGGGGATTGTACAATTGGGAATTGAGGCTGAGGTCCAAGACTCTTGAATTACTCGGCATTCTTGTATCATACTGTATATTCTTTTGGGTCTGGATCCACATTGGGACAGTTCAAGTCTTGGCGAAAATTGGCAGAAAATGGAGGAAATTGGATGTGCCACTATTCTGGGGGAAGATGCTTATGGATGGATTCATAAGTTTGAAATTTCTGGATTAAGAGGGATCATGGGGGAGGACAGAATGCATGCTGTTGAAGAGGACTCACTTAGTTGGTTTCAATGGTGGGAAGGATGTAATTCCATTCCTTTGTGGGAGACCTTCTAAATTGCAATGGTTGAAAGATTCTAGCCAACGATGGACAAAAGCCAGCCCTGTAGCATTGTTATTGACACTGAAACACAGTTTCAGTTTTGGgagtttatttcaaaatttgaaaagtatGCAGGAGCAGTTAAAAAGGCTTGATGAAGAATTCTTGATGAAAGTTTTCTGGCACAGGTTAAGGGAAGATATTGGGGCTGAAGTTAGTCTGTATGAGCCTCAGTCATAGTCTGCTATGATAAGTGTTAGATTTGTACATGTTAGGAAAGTTTTATTATGTCTTTTTGTTTACAGTAGTCTAGGGACTCTCTTGTACCCTTTTCTG encodes the following:
- the LOC114409522 gene encoding U3 small nucleolar ribonucleoprotein protein IMP4-like, which gives rise to MLRRNIRLRREYLYRKSLEGKERLLYEKKRKIREALQEAKPIPTELRNEEAALRRAIDLEDENTAVPRTHIDDEYAYAAEKDPKILLTTSRDPSAPLQQFVKELSFVFPNAQRMNRGGQVISEIIESCRAHDYTDVVLVHEHRGVPDGLIVCHLPFGPTAYFGLLNVVTRHEIKDKKAIGTMPEAYPHLILNNFSTKLGDRTANIMKHLFPVPKLDTKRIVMFSNQSDYISFRHHIYEKNGSPKSIELKEIGPRFELQLYQIKLGTVDQAEAQIEWIIRPYMNTTKKRKFLSN